The Conger conger chromosome 11, fConCon1.1, whole genome shotgun sequence genome includes the window ACGTTCCGAAGCAGCATAGTCCAGGACAGCGATGCAGGTAAAACACAGGAGCAGAAACACAGCCTGGAGGACCTGAAGGACCTGAAGGATCACCATGCAGAAAGAGGCCAGGCAGGCTTGTGACACCTGtgtgcaacagcgccccctgtctgcAAAGGACAGCAttacatttcagcttttttctctctgttctcaTGGGCTCTGGAAGCCTTCAGAAAACAGTAGAGGTTGTTAATTGtgaaattgtacatttttatatggttttgtgtctgtgtggattgGAGGGGtatcaaaacatgtttttagtaAGGATACATGCTTACCAGAGGTtgaaatttattatttttttaaagaaatgtttttaggaaatgtattttatttttgtttgtttttttacaagttGTCAATGTTGAATGGATGGGAAAAACACCAAGAAACCTGTCAGCACTGGCTGCTGCTTGTACTCAATCTGTGTGTGCAATTCGTTTgaagacatttcatttttttaatacttgAGAAGTAGAATGATTCTGCGATAAATAATGTCATAATTATGGAAAACTTGCCTTTTTTAAAactaatatttttacattattggcatttggcagacgctcttatccagagtgacgtacagttgattagactaagcagcagacaatcctcccctggagcaatgtagggttaagggccttgctcaagggcccaacggctgtgcggatcttattgtggctacacagggattagaaccaccgaccttgtgtgtcccagtcatttaccttaaccactacgctacaggccgccctatataaTATTTCAGTTCTAAAAGGCAAAATAAGCGGAGAACAgggtttctgcctccactaaaTGACGTGGCATGCTACTAACTCCAGTGACCACTCGCTGTATGAAAAAATCGTTTCCAACGTCTGCGGAATTTAACTTTCGGTCACTTGCATTTCTGCCACCACCTTATCTGGGTCTAAAGCCGGCAAAGTGAAATGGAGAGAGGGTGATACTGAACTGAGGGCAGCAAGGCTCTTGTACTCAGTAAAAGAAACATCACACAGCAGCCATGATTGAGAACTGCgttttattggaaaatgagTACCAGCACTATGGACTGCCTGTAAAAACCCTGCTTTAATGTGAGCCCTACAAAGCATACAAGAGAAGctcttttcaaaatgaaaggaaaaatatattttgggtcAATAAAAGGTCATGACAAGTACCAacaaaccaaaatgttttaacatttgtttttgagcggtgtataaataaaaaattctttaaaattctgtaaaaaatatatttcacatagCTAAAACTGTGGAAGTCCAAATTCTGTGGTTTCATCTTATTTGGCGTGTAACGATTGAGTTTTCCAgtttttaatttcaattaaatatttggaaAAACTAATTTGAATACAATATACCACAGCTAAATGGgtcacaaaaaacaaagaatgttTTTAAAACTAGGATAACAGATCTGAAGTATCAGTGCTCTAAGCGTTCTTATAGAAACTAATACAGAACAGAGGGGAATTGCCGACTGCAAGCAGGGCCTTGCACTCGGCAAAAACAAGCAGTAGCTTAATGAGTCAGCCCAGAGATCAGCCGTTCCTCTGCAGAAGCTTTCGGCGTTTCGACCACTTAGTGTTGCAAACATCaaaccgcaaaaaaaaaaaaaaattaaaacgaAATCAAATCCCCTGCCATGTTGACTTTGCAAGCCTAATCTACGTCAGAGAAAGTgagatctcctggggtttttttttgacGTAAAAACATAAGTAGTCCTGTCAAGACGTCAGTTGCTCTAAAACAGAAGGTCTCTGTTAAGGGGGGGGATCAGTTCCAGGTCATCAGCTCTTCCTCaaactgatgatgtcacacaacGGATGGaatgtttacaaacattctgcAGAACAGTATTAGAAGGCTCCTAATTGGCCAATAAAAGATAATGTTTTTCAACCAATTCGGGGGGTGATGGGGTTCAGTGTGAACACTGTGAACCCCCAAACTCTAAACCAGTGCCTCATTTCATTGCTCCACTTTTGCCATTAAACAAGGTCTCTTGAATAAGTTAATGGAAGCAAAAAAAATGAGGGGggtaaatgtattcttgaaTTAATAAGCAGAACGAGAATGTTATAAACTCTGACTGGTGATAAAATAAGGTGCTCTGGAACATAAAacctgattttaaaaaatatttccaccCTCCAAAGGAGTTACAAACCACTATGACACtacattaaaatacacaaaacattattatttttgtattaacaAATTAGTTTGAAAGGTCATAAATTAACATGCAGAATGTGCTATTTACAGGTATTGGGCAGGTCTACAGCAATCAGGGTGTCAGATGTTACCGTGACTGAATGCAGTATAATTTAAGTGCTGACTTAAGTTTGCTCGAGCGGACTCAAGCACGGTAAGGTAGACACCGAGGGTTGCTCAGTCTGGGGTCGGGCGGAGGCAGTAGTCGGCTTGTTCGTAACAAAATCTACAGAAGCCCAAGGGGACAGCAAAGTACTTAAGTTTAGAGTAGACTTAGATTAGGCTTGCACGAGCCACGTCGTCTCTCGCCAGTCTTAAAACGTCTCCTGCCActcttatatacacacacacaccctgtaatcACGCTCCTCCCCTGAGCCAGgacctcctccacacacactctcacacacactcacacacacacgcacggttACAGACTGTATATATACTCCACTCATTTAAACTCgttaccaaatgaaaaaaaaaagaaaaagaaaaaaaaaaagtgcaaaaatcAACACATACAACACTTTTAAAACGAAGGCCCCTTTCCTCTTTCCAGGACAAGAAACAACATTCTTCATATGATGAAAAAGATCTACATTCATAGCAGcctaataacaataaaataaaaaaaacaatgtaagtGAATGATAAGGTGCTTTAGCttgtgccccccccctctctcccggtGTGGGGGGCGGTTTTGGGACGGGGCGCGGGCGGGTTTTAGGACAGGTTGTTGGCGAGCTCGATGAGAGCCAGGGCGCCGTGGAGACGCTCCCTCTGCTCCTGGAGCCTCCGCCTGGCCccgcccttctcctcctccggctcctccccctcctcctcgtccGATTGGCAGAACTCCAGGGGGTCTTGCTGCTCCTGGTCCTCGGCCCCGCCCTTCCCCGGGCCCTTCCctttgggaggggggcagcGCTCCTCCCTGGTCTGCCAGTACCTGGGGAGGCGGGAGGGGGCACATCAGGCCCAGTTACAACTCCACACACGAACCGTGTCCACAAGGGTGTGGGTTCCAGTCCCTAACGGTGGTGACTGGTGGGTAGGGGTAAGAGGGGGGTGGTGATTGGTGGGTAGGGGTAAAGGGGGGGGTGGTTAACGGTGGGTAGGGGTAAGAGGGGGGTGGTGATTGGTGGGTAGGGGTAAGAGGGGGGTGGTGATTGGTGGGTAGGGGTAAAGGTAAGGGTGGTGATTGGTGGGTAGGGGTAAGGGTAAGGGTGGTGATTGGTGGGTAGGGGTAAGAGGGGGGTGGTGATTGGTGGGTAAGGGTAAGGGTGGTGATTGGTGGGTAGGGGTAAGAGGAGGGTGGTTATTGGTGGGTAGGGGTAAGAGGGGGGTGGTGATTGGTGGGTAGGGGTAAGAGGGTGGTGGTGATTGGTGGGTAGGGGTAAGGGTAAGGGTGGTGATTGGTGGGTAGGGGTAAGAGGGGGGTGGTGATTGGTGGGTAGGGGTAAGGGTAAGGGTGGTGATTGGTGGGTAAGGGTAAGGGTGGTGATTGGTGGGtaggggtgagaggggggtggTGATTGGTGGGTAGGGGTAAGAGGGGGGTGGTGATTGGTGGGTAGGGGTAAGAGGGGGGTGGTGATTGGTGGGTAGGGGTAAGAGGGGGGTGGTGATTGGTGGGTAGGGGTAAGAGGGGGGTAGTGATTGGTGGATAGAGGTAAGAGGGGTGGGACTCACTTGGCCAGCCACTCCGCCACAGCCTTGTTGTCAGCGGCCTGGGACTTCCCGGGGCCGCCCTCCGGGTCCTCCCTCTTCAGACGGGCGTAGGGGTGCTTGGCACAGTGCCGATTGGCGTGGGTGAACCGGCTCCCGCAGGCTATCAGGgacggggggggagagaaacccCACCAATCAGACCATGCCGAGAAAATACCACGACATGAAGCCCTCTGGAGAGCTCCAGACACGTCTATAAAACAGTGGCCTGTTCCGGTACCTTTTTCGGAGCAGACGAAGGGCTTCTCCCCAGTGTGCAGCCGCTGGTGGGTCTTCAACTGCCCGCTCTGGACGAAGGCTTTCCCGCAGTCTGGGTAGTCGCAGAGATAAGGTCTCTCTCCTACAGAACCACAGAGTTAGCGCTGTGTCAGAGAGGAGGTCTCTCTCCTACAGAAGCACAGAGTTAGCGCTGTGTCAGAGAGGAGGTCTCTCTCCTACAGAAGCACAGAGTTAGCGCTGTGTCAGAGAGGAGGTCTCTCTCCTACAGAACCACAGAGTTAGCGCTGTGTCAGAGAGGAGGTCTCTCTCCTACAGAACCACAGAGTTAGCGCTGTGTCAGAGAGGAGGTCTCTCTCCT containing:
- the znf367 gene encoding zinc finger protein 367 gives rise to the protein MGENKPQQVIFCNDSPKRVLVSVIKTTPIKPRVAESVMPTSPGFSDFMVYPWRWGENAHNVTLSPGSVNGAASPTGSNTGREGDLAAIPDHMKDGMRRGRPRADTVRALINEGENSSSRIRCNICNRVFPREKSLQAHKRTHTGERPYLCDYPDCGKAFVQSGQLKTHQRLHTGEKPFVCSEKACGSRFTHANRHCAKHPYARLKREDPEGGPGKSQAADNKAVAEWLAKYWQTREERCPPPKGKGPGKGGAEDQEQQDPLEFCQSDEEEGEEPEEEKGGARRRLQEQRERLHGALALIELANNLS